The genomic DNA AATTTTGAGGTCTGGATTAAAGATCCTGTGCATGTGCGTCCTATTGCCCACGCGATTTGGGATGCTCAATTTGGGCCGGGAGCGATTGAAGCTTTTACCCAAGCAGGAGCGAGAAACCCTGTAGATATCTGCTATTCTGGCGTCTACCACTGGTGGTACACTATCGGGTTGCGGACAAATACTGAATTGTATGTTGGTGCATTGTTCCTAATTCTGCTAGCGGCAGTTTGGTTGTTTGCAGGATGGTTGCATTTACAACCTAGATTTCGCCCGAATCTGGGTTGGTTCAAAAATTCAGAAGCTCGCTTAAATCACCATTTAGCAGGTTTGTTCGGTGTTAGCTGCCTAGCTTGGGCTGGTCATTTAGTACACGTTGCTATCCCGGAATCTCGCGGTCAACACGTTGGTTGGGATAACTTTTTGTTTACTCCACCCCATCCCGCTGGTTTGTGGCCATTTTTCACGGGTCATTGGGCAGCATACGCTCAAAATCCTGATACCGCCCAGCATATATTTAATACCTCTCAAGGTGCAGGCACAGCAATTCTCACATTCTTAGGTGGTTTCCATCCCCAGACGCAATCCCTGTGGCTGACGGATATGGCACACCATCATTTAGCGATCGCAGTCTTGTTAATTGTTGCGGGTCATATGTACCGCACTAACTGGGGTATCGGTCACAACATCAAACAGATGATGGACGCTCAGACTTTCTTTGGTAGAAAAGTTGAAGGGCCATTTAATCTACCCCACCAAGGTCTGTACGAAACAGTAAATAATTCTCTGCATTTTCAACTCTCTTTGGCACTAGCTTGTCTGGGCGTTGCCAGCTCTTTGACAGCACAGCATATGTATTCCATGCCGCCTTATGCTTTTATTGCCAAGGACTTTACCACGATGGCGGCGTTATACACACATCATCAGTATATTGCCGGGTTCTTAATGGTGGGGGCATTTTCCCATGCAGCCATCTTCTGGATTAAAGATTACGACCCAGAACAGAATAAAGGTAATGTCTTAGAGCGAGTGTTGAAGCACAAAGAAGCGATTATTGCTCATCTAAGTTGGGTATGCCTATTCTTAGGCTTCCACACCTTGGGTCTGTACGTCCACAACGATGTAGAAGTAGCCTTTGGCGCGGCTGATAAGCAAATCTTGATTGAGCCAGTCTTTGCTCAGTTTATCCAGTCGGCTAACGGTAAGGTTTTGTATGGATTTAACACACTACTATCAAACCCAGATAGTATTGCTTTCACGGCATGGCCTAACCATGCCAATGTCTGGTTACCGGGATGGTTGGATGCAATCAACAACGGGACTAACTCATTGTTCTTGACAATTGGGCCGGGTGACTTTTATGTTCATCACGCGATCGCTCTTGGTTTGCACGTCACCACCTTGATATTAGTAAAAGGTGCGTTGGATGCTCGTGGTTCCAAGCTCATGCCCGATAAAAAAGACTTTGGCTATGCCTTTCCTTGCGATGGGCCTGGTAGGGGTGGTACTTGTGATATCTCAGCTTGGGATGCATCTTACCTTGCCGTCTTCTGGATGCTGAATACTCTGGGTTGGGTAACCTTCTACTGGCATTGGAAGCATCTATCTATTTGGCAAGGGAATGTCGCTCAATTCAACGAATCTTCTACCTATCTCATGGGTTGGTTCCGAGATTACCTTTGGGCAAACTCCGCCCAGTTGATTAATGGCTATAACCCTTATGGAACTAGTAACTTAGCTGTTTGGGCTTGGATGTTCCTGTTTGGACACTTAGCTTGGGCTGTTAGCTTTATGTTCCTAATTACATGGCGGGGTTACTGGCAAGAGTTAATCGAAACTCTTGCTTGGGCACACGAACAGACGCCTCTATCCTTTGGCTACTGGAGAGATAAACCCGTTGCTTTGTCAATTGTTCAGGCTCGTTTAGTCGGCTTAACTCACTTTACTGTTGGTTATATCGCTACCTACGGAGCCTTTTTAATTGCGTCAACGGCAAGTAAGTTTGGTCAATGAATCAACTGTTGGCAGTTAACTTTTGACTGTCAACAGTTAACAAATCAATCTCAGTTTTCAAGGTTATACTTTGTTATTTTTATTTCAGAAATTCAATTATTAAAAATATAAAGTTTCGACCTCCTCTCTTGCTTGACTGAGCAAGAGACTTTCCTATTTGTGTTTGCATGAGTGTTTAATTTATTATTAAAAATTTCTAAAAACATATTTTAAAAAATCAAGAATTGATATATTGAAAATGAAGATCAAAATAAACCTGTTCAATCCAAAAGGTAATAATAATGTCTAATACAGTTGATACGGTTGATACAGATATAATAAAACCCTTCAAAGGCGATCCTTGTCTTGGTAATTTATCAACCCCTATTAATGATTCTCCTTTAGCTAGAGCTTTCATTAATAATTTACCTGCCTATCGTAAAGGGTTAACTCCTTTCATGCGGGGACTCGAAATTGGTATGGCTCACGGGTATTTTCTTGTCGGGCCGGAGGTTGTTATTGGGCCTTTACGGGAATCAGCACATGGAGCAAATCTCAGTGGATTAATCACTGCCATATATATAGCTGTATCTGCTTGTTTGGGAATT from Chlorogloeopsis sp. ULAP01 includes the following:
- the psaB gene encoding photosystem I core protein PsaB encodes the protein MATKFPKFSQDLASDPTTRRIFYAIATAHDFESHDGMTEENLYQRIFASHFGHLAIIFLWASGILFHVAWQGNFEVWIKDPVHVRPIAHAIWDAQFGPGAIEAFTQAGARNPVDICYSGVYHWWYTIGLRTNTELYVGALFLILLAAVWLFAGWLHLQPRFRPNLGWFKNSEARLNHHLAGLFGVSCLAWAGHLVHVAIPESRGQHVGWDNFLFTPPHPAGLWPFFTGHWAAYAQNPDTAQHIFNTSQGAGTAILTFLGGFHPQTQSLWLTDMAHHHLAIAVLLIVAGHMYRTNWGIGHNIKQMMDAQTFFGRKVEGPFNLPHQGLYETVNNSLHFQLSLALACLGVASSLTAQHMYSMPPYAFIAKDFTTMAALYTHHQYIAGFLMVGAFSHAAIFWIKDYDPEQNKGNVLERVLKHKEAIIAHLSWVCLFLGFHTLGLYVHNDVEVAFGAADKQILIEPVFAQFIQSANGKVLYGFNTLLSNPDSIAFTAWPNHANVWLPGWLDAINNGTNSLFLTIGPGDFYVHHAIALGLHVTTLILVKGALDARGSKLMPDKKDFGYAFPCDGPGRGGTCDISAWDASYLAVFWMLNTLGWVTFYWHWKHLSIWQGNVAQFNESSTYLMGWFRDYLWANSAQLINGYNPYGTSNLAVWAWMFLFGHLAWAVSFMFLITWRGYWQELIETLAWAHEQTPLSFGYWRDKPVALSIVQARLVGLTHFTVGYIATYGAFLIASTASKFGQ
- a CDS encoding photosystem I reaction center subunit XI, whose protein sequence is MSNTVDTVDTDIIKPFKGDPCLGNLSTPINDSPLARAFINNLPAYRKGLTPFMRGLEIGMAHGYFLVGPEVVIGPLRESAHGANLSGLITAIYIAVSACLGISIFAITTFQGNPKGSYSAYSTDSLRPLRNREEWSQLNGGIFLGAMGGAVFAYLLLENFDSLDAILRGAVNVSCLPF